The following proteins are co-located in the Haloprofundus halophilus genome:
- a CDS encoding M24 family metallopeptidase produces the protein MAQAVFDTAEYDRRIARTKERMEEEGLDAAVVSDPANMNYLTGYDGWSFYVHQAVVLTPDRDEPMWVGRQMDATGARATTRLSEESIRPYSDDHVQSPRDLHPMDFFAEILSELGVDDGRIGLEMDAYYFTAKSYTRLQKNLPEADFEDITLLVNWVRVKKSEAELEYMKQAARISENAMQAGLDAIGEGVPEYEAAEAIYSALIDGTDEYGGDYPAIVPLMPSGDYTGTPHLTWTDRPFRNGDPVLIELSGCRHRYHSPLARTTFVGDPPEEVEETAEIVVEGMEAALDAVEPGVTCESVEKAWRDTIAKYGVEKADRIGYSMGLGYPPDWGEHTASLRPGDETVLEEGMTFHTIPGLWFDDFGVELSETFHVTSNGAEPLADFPRRLFTA, from the coding sequence ATGGCTCAAGCGGTGTTCGATACAGCGGAGTACGACCGACGAATCGCTCGGACGAAAGAACGGATGGAGGAGGAGGGGTTAGACGCCGCCGTCGTCAGCGACCCGGCGAACATGAACTACCTCACCGGCTACGACGGGTGGTCGTTCTACGTCCACCAGGCCGTCGTCCTCACCCCCGACCGCGACGAACCCATGTGGGTCGGCCGACAGATGGACGCGACGGGCGCGCGCGCGACGACGCGGCTCTCCGAGGAGAGCATCCGCCCGTACAGCGACGACCACGTCCAGTCGCCGCGGGACCTCCACCCGATGGATTTCTTCGCCGAAATACTCTCGGAACTCGGCGTCGACGACGGCCGAATCGGGCTGGAGATGGACGCGTACTACTTCACCGCGAAGTCATACACGCGCCTCCAGAAGAACCTGCCCGAGGCCGACTTCGAGGACATCACGCTGCTCGTCAACTGGGTGCGCGTGAAGAAGTCGGAGGCGGAACTGGAGTACATGAAACAGGCCGCCCGCATCTCCGAGAACGCGATGCAGGCCGGCCTCGACGCCATCGGCGAGGGCGTCCCCGAGTACGAGGCGGCGGAGGCCATCTACTCGGCGCTCATCGACGGCACCGACGAGTACGGCGGCGACTACCCCGCCATCGTGCCGTTGATGCCGTCGGGCGACTACACCGGGACGCCGCACTTGACGTGGACCGACCGTCCCTTCCGGAACGGCGACCCGGTGCTCATCGAACTTTCGGGCTGTCGACACCGCTACCACTCGCCGCTCGCGCGGACGACGTTCGTCGGCGACCCGCCCGAGGAGGTCGAAGAGACCGCCGAGATCGTCGTCGAGGGGATGGAGGCGGCGCTCGACGCCGTCGAACCCGGCGTCACCTGCGAGTCCGTCGAGAAAGCCTGGCGCGACACCATCGCGAAGTACGGCGTCGAGAAGGCCGACCGCATCGGCTACTCGATGGGGCTCGGCTACCCGCCGGACTGGGGCGAACACACGGCGAGTCTCCGTCCCGGCGACGAGACGGTGCTCGAAGAGGGCATGACGTTCCACACCATCCCGGGACTGTGGTTCGACGACTTCGGCGTCGAACTCAGCGAGACGTTCCACGTCACGTCGAACGGAGCAGAACCGCTCGCCGACTTCCCCCGACGGCTGTTCACCGCCTGA
- the gdhB gene encoding glutamate dehydrogenase GdhB, with protein MTDSESTLSNARRQLERAAANVDIDAGVVERLKHPTRVQQVSIPLRRDDGTLEVFTGFRAQHDDVRGPYKGGLRYHPEVNAEECIGLSMWMTWKCAVMDLPFGGGKGGVAVDPKTLSDRERERLTRRFAEEIRDVIGPKKDVPAPDMGTDPQTMAWFMDAYSMQEGETTPGIVTGKPPSIGGSHGREEAPGRSVAIVTREAIDYYDWDVEETTVAVQGFGSVGANAARLLDEWGAKVVAVSDVNGAIYDPDGLDTNDVEGHDERPGMVSGYDAPESLTNAELLELDVDVLIPAAVSNAITADNVDDLQAKLVVEGANGPTTFAADTILEEREIPVIPDILANAGGVTVSYFEWLQDINRRTWPLDRVHEELETEMLKAWNAVRTEVDERDLTWRDGAYAVALSRIGEAKATRGLWP; from the coding sequence ATGACCGACTCCGAATCGACGTTGTCGAACGCCCGTCGACAACTCGAACGCGCAGCCGCCAACGTCGACATCGACGCGGGTGTCGTCGAGCGGCTGAAACACCCGACCCGAGTCCAGCAAGTCTCCATCCCGCTGCGCCGCGACGACGGGACGCTCGAGGTGTTCACCGGTTTCCGGGCCCAACACGACGACGTGCGCGGGCCGTACAAGGGCGGCCTGCGCTATCACCCGGAGGTCAACGCCGAGGAGTGCATCGGCCTCTCGATGTGGATGACCTGGAAGTGCGCCGTGATGGACCTCCCCTTCGGCGGCGGGAAAGGCGGCGTCGCCGTCGACCCGAAGACGCTCTCCGACCGGGAGCGCGAACGGCTCACCCGGCGCTTCGCCGAGGAGATACGCGACGTCATCGGGCCGAAAAAGGACGTTCCGGCGCCGGACATGGGAACGGACCCACAGACGATGGCGTGGTTCATGGACGCCTACTCGATGCAGGAGGGCGAGACGACACCCGGAATCGTCACCGGTAAGCCACCGTCCATCGGCGGCAGTCACGGCCGCGAGGAGGCACCCGGCCGGAGCGTCGCCATCGTCACGCGCGAGGCCATCGACTACTACGACTGGGACGTCGAGGAGACGACCGTCGCCGTCCAGGGCTTCGGCAGCGTCGGTGCGAACGCCGCCCGCCTCCTCGACGAGTGGGGCGCGAAGGTCGTCGCCGTCAGCGACGTCAACGGCGCCATCTACGACCCCGACGGCCTCGACACGAACGACGTCGAGGGACACGACGAGCGCCCGGGTATGGTGTCGGGCTACGACGCGCCGGAGTCGCTCACGAACGCGGAACTCCTCGAACTCGACGTCGACGTGCTTATTCCGGCGGCCGTCAGCAACGCCATCACCGCCGACAACGTCGACGATCTGCAGGCGAAGCTCGTCGTCGAGGGCGCGAACGGACCGACGACGTTCGCCGCCGACACGATTCTCGAAGAGCGGGAGATTCCCGTGATACCGGACATCCTCGCCAACGCCGGCGGCGTCACCGTCTCGTACTTCGAGTGGCTCCAGGACATCAACCGCCGAACGTGGCCGCTCGACCGCGTCCACGAGGAACTGGAGACGGAGATGCTGAAGGCGTGGAACGCCGTCCGTACCGAGGTCGACGAGCGCGACCTGACGTGGCGCGACGGCGCCTACGCGGTCGCGCTATCGCGCATCGGCGAAGCGAAGGCGACGCGCGGGCTGTGGCCCTGA